TTTGGCGGTCAAGGGTGCGATATTGAATCGCCTCCTCGATGTGTGAGTCTTGGATGGATGGCTCTCCAGCGAGGTCAGCTATGGTCCGAGCTACTTTGAGAATTCGATCATAGGCGCGTGCGCTCAAATTGAGGTCATTCAATGCGTAGCGGAGTAGCTCTTGTTGACTTTCGGTTAACGCGCAATATTGCCGAATTTCTTTAGTGCCCATTTGCGCATTGCATCGGATGCGGCGTTTGCCTTTGAACCGCTCCTGTTGTATAGCGCGGGCCTTAATGACTCTTTCGCGGATTGCAGCCGATGGCTCTGCGGGTTTATTTCGGAGGAGAAGCTCATGCTTAATGGCGGGAACTTCAATGTGAATATCAATTCGATCGAGTAATGGACCTGAGATTTTGTTGAGATAACGTTGAACGGCTGCAGGGCTGCATTTGCCTAATGCGCTATCTCCGAAATTTCCTGTGGGTGTGGGATTCATGGCGGCGACGAGCATGAACTGGGCTGGGAAAGTCATTGTGCCGGCGGCTCGAGAGATTGTGACTTGTCCATCTTCAAGCGGTTGACGGAGGACTTCAAGGGTAGTCCGTTTGAATTCAGGCAATTCATCTAAAAAAAGGACGCCGTGATGAGCAAGACTGACTTCACCTGGGGTCGGTGTAGCTGTGCCGCCGATAAGACCGACATCGGAGACGGTGTGGTGTGGCGATCGAAAAGGTCGATGTCGAATAATAGCATGACGATCGGGTAACAGGCCAACTACACTATGGATACGAGTAATCTCCAGTGCTTCATCTAAAGTCATTGGCGGAAATATTGTAGGAATACGTTTGGCCAACATGGACTTTCCACTGCCCGGTGGACCAATCATGAGGAGGTTGTGTCCGCCGGCTACAGCGACTTCGATGGCGCGTTTAGCAAGCTCTTGTCCTTTGACGTCTGCAAAGTCTAATTCTGCCGAGTCGCAAATATCGTGGAGTAATGAATCGACGGCAACACGGGTTGGTTTTATTATGGCTTCGCCTTTTATGAGAGCGACAGCTTCAAGCAGGGTGCGAACTCCGTAAACTTCTATGCCCTCGACAACGCCTCCTTCTAGGGCATTGGAGTAAGGGACGATGATTCTGCGGACGCGCTGTCTCTGGGCTTCAAGAGTGATGGGTAGGACTCCTTTTACAGATCTGACTTCACCGCTTAGGGCGAGCTCGCCGACAATCCAGGTGTCGGCAAGGTGATTCGGGTCGAGTTGTTCACTTGCAGCGAGAATTCCGACTGCGATAGGCAGATCAAAGCTTGGTCCCTCTTTTCGCACGTCGGCTGGGGCGAGATTGATCGTTAATTTGCCGATAGGATATCTAAAACCGCTGTTTTCGAGAGCGGTGCGGACTCGGTCTTTACTTTCACGGACTGCGGCATCAGGGAGGCCGACAACGATAGTTTGAGTCTCTCCCCAGGTGGCGTTTACCTCGATTTCGACTGGCAACGCATCGACACCCCAGACAGCGGCTGCATGAGCTTTTGCGAGCATATGGTAAGCATATCGGTCGTGGTGAATATGAAAAACATTTTAGATCGACTCGCTCTTTGGTAGCTTATCCTTTTAGTCTTCACATGGAACTCATTATCCTGAATCTGACTTCTCCTCCGATTTTATTTTTTGGTTTAGGGTTGCTGGCCTCAATCTTGCGTAGTGACTTGAAGCTTCCCGAAGCGTTGTATGCTACGCTTACAATTTACTTGCTGTGTGCGATTGGATTCAAAGGGGGTGTGGCGTTATCGCAAGTGGGGTTGGAAAAGGTGTGGCTTCCGACATTGAGTGCGGTTGC
The window above is part of the Candidatus Methylacidiphilales bacterium genome. Proteins encoded here:
- a CDS encoding YifB family Mg chelatase-like AAA ATPase, which gives rise to MLAKAHAAAVWGVDALPVEIEVNATWGETQTIVVGLPDAAVRESKDRVRTALENSGFRYPIGKLTINLAPADVRKEGPSFDLPIAVGILAASEQLDPNHLADTWIVGELALSGEVRSVKGVLPITLEAQRQRVRRIIVPYSNALEGGVVEGIEVYGVRTLLEAVALIKGEAIIKPTRVAVDSLLHDICDSAELDFADVKGQELAKRAIEVAVAGGHNLLMIGPPGSGKSMLAKRIPTIFPPMTLDEALEITRIHSVVGLLPDRHAIIRHRPFRSPHHTVSDVGLIGGTATPTPGEVSLAHHGVLFLDELPEFKRTTLEVLRQPLEDGQVTISRAAGTMTFPAQFMLVAAMNPTPTGNFGDSALGKCSPAAVQRYLNKISGPLLDRIDIHIEVPAIKHELLLRNKPAEPSAAIRERVIKARAIQQERFKGKRRIRCNAQMGTKEIRQYCALTESQQELLRYALNDLNLSARAYDRILKVARTIADLAGEPSIQDSHIEEAIQYRTLDRQIWR